Genomic segment of Azospirillum sp. TSH100:
TGGGCTATCTGCTGGCCGCCAGCATCGTCCGGCTGTGGCTGATCTCGCTGCCGCTGGTGGCCACCCACCCGGCGGCGCTGTGGCTGCCGATCGGCGGCGTCTTCATGCCGATCGGCTACCTGATCGGCACCAGGATGCCGCTGCTGGGCTGGCGCCTGACCCGGGCCACCGAGTGGGGGGAGTTCCTGACCGGCGCCGGCTTCGGCGCGGCGATCGCCACCGTCCTGCTCATCTGACCACTCCCACACCCCGACACCCACAGCCGCCCGGCAGCCCGCCCGGCGGCCTTTTTTATGGAAGGACCTCCCCATGCGTACGCTTCCCCAGGCCGCCGTCGATCTGGCCAAGCAGGCCGAAGGCCTGCGCCTCACCGCCTATCCGGATCCCGCCAGCGGCGGCGACCCCTGGACGATCGGCTATGGCCACACCGGCCCCGACGTCCACCGCGACCTGACCATCACCGCCGATCGGGCCGAGCAGTTGCTGCTTGCCGATCTCGACACGGCCGCGGCCGTGGTCGACCGCGCCGTCACTGTCGACCTGACCGACAACCAGCGCGCCGCCCTGACCCTCTTCGTGATGAACGTCGGCGCCGGCCGGAAGGCCAAGGGCAAGGATGCCGGAAAGGACGGGTTCGTCACCCTGAAGTCGGGCCAGCCGTCCACCATGCTGCGCAAGTTGAACCTTGGTGACGCTGCCGGCGCAGCGGCCGAGTTCGCCAAATGGACCCGGGGTGCCGGCAAGGTGATGCCCGGACTGGTCAAGCGCCGGGCGGCCGAGGCGGCGCTCTTCCTGGCTGACGAAGTCCATCCGGTCAGCCGCGGTGCCGAGCCGGCGCCGGCGCCGGCGCCGGTGACGCGGTCGGCGGCCGGGGTCAGCGGGCTGGGCGCGCTGGGGCTGACCGGTGTGGCGGCGGCGCTGGACCAGGCGCGCGACGTCTCCACCGCCGCCCGAGGCCTGCTCGAGAGCCTGCCCGCCGGCGGGCTGGGCTGGGCGGTGGCGGTGCTGCTGGCGGGCGCCGTGGTGATCCTGCTGCTGCGCCAGCGGGCGGACCAGCGCCGGGCCGCGGCATGATCGCCGCCCTGCTGCGTGGGCTCTGGGGCCGGATCGGCCCCACCCTGCTGATCGTCGGCGCCGTGCTGGCGGCAGTCGCCACCTTCGGCGCCTCGCAGCGCCGCGCCGGTCGCCAGGAGGCGGCGGCGGAATCCACCCAAGAGGCGCTGCGCGCCGCGGAGGTTCGCCATGATGTTGAGGATGCTGTGCGCCGGGATGGCCCTGGCGCTACTGACCGGCTGCGCAACCGCTGGGCCCGGGACTGAGGGCGCCTGTGCCGCCTTCCGCCCGATCTACATCAGCCGGGCCGATCAGTTGAGCGAAGGGACGGCGGAGCAGCTGCTCGAGCACAACGAGACCGGGGCCCGCCTGTGCGGTTGGCGGCCGGCCGGAACGGCGGCGCCGTCGGCCTGATGGCGGACTCGAGAAGGGCTGGCCAACACCGGCCGGCCCTTACCGCTCGGGGGATACCCCCCGGCAGTGCTGCTGGGTGTCTCATGTGAACGAGAGCGGGAGAGAGAGCGAGAGCGGGCGACAACGCGCTGGATGCGCCTGCTGGATGCGAGTGTGGCATCGCAACATCGGCGCCTTGCCGCTTGAATGGAAATTTTTGACCATCGGAAAAAGGTAACATTAGTCACTGATTGAAAAACTTACTCTTAATCTGTTGAAATCGTTTGTTCTTTAGACTGTTCTTATGGGTTAGGATTTGTTAACGCCCAGGTCACGCTGTCACCGAATTTCCCTTCACAAACCTGCTTGAAATCTCATAGCCAAATCAAATGGTTAGTATTTGTGACCGCAGCAGTGACCCCGGTGTGGCACGGAGCCGGTCACAATTTTTAACAGGGAATATCAATAGGTTAGCATCCCGCCGGAATGGCAGGTTTGGGCCGTGACTGATTTCCGAAGCCCCTGGGGGTGGGTTTTCCGGCGGCGGGCCGGTGGTTGATCGATCAACCGCCGGCCCACGAGGTCCTCTGCCGGAACATCCCCAAATGGGAATGTATTCCTTATACACCCATTCTCACCGGCTTACCAGGGGTGGTGCCGGCGATAAAAACGCGACCAAACGGGACAGACGGTCGGGTCTAGGTGTCTGATTTGGACTTTTGTCCTGACCCTATGCGGCCACGGCCGCGGGCATCGGCACCAAGCGGTCCACCGTGGCCTGGCTGACCATGATCTCGCCGGCAGCGGTGGCGATGCCGTCGATCGCCTGTGCGGCGTCCAGCAGGATCCGGACATCGACCCCGTGGCGCATCAGGGTCCGTTTGAAGATGGGGACCGGCATCAGGCCGAGATAGTGGCGGATTCCATGATCCAGCCCGAATTGCTGGACCCCGACGATCAGCGCCTTCAGCGCCGCTTCACGCGCCGCGGCCGGCCGGTTGGCATCGACGGCGATGCGCGACGCCTCCCAGACGTCCGGCCGCTCCGGCGGCGCGTAGGGTAAGAGCTGGGGGAAGACGTCGCGGAGCATGTAGGGTGCGGTGGTCGGCACCAGGCGGCAGACGGCCGCGCAGTTCCCCTGATCCTCAACGATGATGTAGGCCGCCCTCGGGGTGTCGAACTGGTCCCACTCGATTCCGTCGTGGCTGGGGACGTCGTAGCCGAGGCGGCCGATGAAGGCGGCGTGGCGGAGCTGGTGGGATTGGAGCCACAGCTCGCCATAACGGGGGATGGATTTCCACGTAACAGTAACGGTGTGCATGACGATCTCCGTTCATTGGTTGAACGGGGATCGATAATCCACACCAGCGGGCGCAGGGACACACCCGGGTAGGTGCCCTGGCTACAGGGCAACAATTCCGAGCTGGATCGCCTTCAGATAGACCTGGGCCTGGGTGGAGCATTTCAGGCGCTTCTTCGCATCCTTGATGCACCAGTAGACGCCCGGCTTGGACAGAGAGAGCCGCTCGGCGATCTCTTCGACGGACAGGCCGGCCATCGACAGGCGGATCACCGATACCGTGTTGTCGGACAGCCCATGCTCGACGCGGTGCAACTGGCGCACCCGCTGGTAAGCAGCGAAGAAGCCATGGGCGAGCAGCTCCATCCTGTTGCGCTCGGCCGACCCGATCTTCCTCTTATCTCCGCTGGCAAAGCACAGCACATAGCAGCCGGAGATTGCCCGCAGCGGGACCGAGATGCCGGCCCTGAGACCATGTGTCGCAGCATCATCGAAGAAGGTGGGCCGGTACGGTCGCAGCTCGTCCCAGGTTACGGAGTTGAGCGCGTAGGGAGACATCAGGACCACCGGGTCGATCTTGTCGTAACCCTGGGCGAAGTAGTGGCCGATCCAGGCCTCCGGGTAGTTCAGCCGGACCGCCGGCGCCGGGCGGTCGGCGAACGCTTCCGGGTCACCCCATAACGCTCCAAAGGCGTAGTAAGGGTAGCCGATCTCGCTCGCTACGCTTTCAAAGCGTTGAAACAGTTCATCTTCCGAGCTTATGCCCGGGGTGCCTTCAAGGAAGGCCTGGATTGCTTGCCACATCGCCACAGGTCCTTGTCTACTATGAATTTTCATAGTACATCCGTGGTTGCAGAACCACCGGAAATTTTCTTCGGGACCGCCCCATGTCACAGCATGAAATTGAAGACACCATACGCCGGGCAGTGACCGACGTGTCCCCGGAGGATCGACGGAGACGGGCATATGACCCTCTCCACCTCCTCTGCGCCCTGGCGATTGTGGCGATTACCGCGGTGGCTATCGTCGTCATGGTCGCCAGATAGGGACTCGTGCGGCAGTGCTATCCCTTGGCGGCGGCGAGCCGGATGACATGGGCCAGCCCCTTCAGATCGACTGCCATGGCGGTCTGCAGCCGCTGGTCGACCGCCCAGTCATGCAGGGCGAACACCAGCTCGGCAAAGCGGTCTGGGGCGAAGGTGACCCCCTCGCTGGCGATCACGGTGGCGAGGGCGCGCAGCACGTCGCGCAGGACCGCCGGCTGGACGGCCCCATCGTTGAGGCGGATCGGCAGGTTCTCCGGCGTACCGCTGCACAGCCAGGCGAAGTCGGTGCCGCTCTCCTGTGCCAGGCGCCACAATCCCTCAATCGGGGTCTTCACCGTGCCGGCGATCCACTTGCGCAACTGCTCGGTGGTGATCCCCGCCGCCTCGGCCGCAGCCTGACGGGTTTCAAACTTATCGGCTGTCGCAGCAATGCGCTCGCCCAGCCGCGCACGGAACTCCGTTACGTCTGACATACTCACGTAATCACCTCCGCGTGCGGTTGGCGCTGTGGCGCGCCAACTTTTGTTGGTCCGTTAACTAAGTTTGCAAACTTTAGTTGGCAATTTCGATAGACGCGCCACGAAATTCTAGGTAAGGGTTCTACTCGTAGAACTACCTGTCGACAAGAATTCCGATGGCGGCGGCAACTGCGGATTGGCCTAGGGCCAGCATCAAGGCGCGTGTGATTGAGTCCGGCAAGACGCTGCGCGAGATCAGCGTGGACGCCGGGCTGCACCCACAAGCGGCCTCGATCGCCCTGCGTCGCCCGTGGCGTGCGGCCCAGGAGGCCGTCGCCGCGGCCATCGGTGAAAGGCCTGAGACGATCTGGCCCAGCCGCTACTCCGCCGAGGTGAAGGAGGAGGAGTGCGAGAACGGGACCAACCATCGCACACGATGTGCCCGCATTGCGGCACCCGGTGCGCCACCGTCCGGACGCGACAGGTCACGGCTCTCTACAGGGAGGTTGTGTACCGATGCCGAAACGCGGACTGCGAGTACCTCTTCATCGCCGGCATCACCGCGATCCGGGAAATCTGGCCGTCGAAACGGCCGAACCCAGAAATCATGATCCCGTCCGGTCAGCCGCCTGCCCGCGCTCCATCCAGGGCTTGATCGGGCGGACTCGGGCGCCTATCGTCCGTCTCGGAGCGTGGAAACTCCAAGGTCCAGAAGACGGTCGGTCGGTCCGCTATTCCGGCTCATGCACCCGGAATCCGGGTGCGCCCTCGCTATGGCGAGAGGGCGGCGAATACAACACCCGCAAGGGGAATAAGCCCGCCTGCCTCTGGACAGGTTTCCAACCTCTCGCCGCCAGCGTGGCCGTGGAAAGCCATGCCTGCGGTGCCCGCAACGCCATCCAGAGGGCGCGAGCATGACTGCCAAGACACCCGAAGACCGTCTGCGCACGGTCGAAAAGCACACCTACGACATCCAGGCCATCGCCGAGGCGCTCGAGTGCGCCAGCCAGCTCGCCCACCTGACCAACCAGTCGGGGCTGGGCTTCATGATCGGCATCATGGCGAAGGCCCTGCAGACTGAAGCCGATGCTGTCCTGGCGGCCGCCGCGACCAAAGCTGGGGGCCAGGAATGAGCGCGCACCTGACACCTTTCCTGTTCGAGGAAAATCATCTTCTTCGTTCGCTGATGATCGATGACGAACCATGGTTCGTGGCCGTGGACGTCTGCAGAGCGCTGGGGATTGCCAACAGCCGCGATGCCGTCAACAAGCTTGATGACGATGAAAAGGGTGTCGGTTTAACCGACACCCCTGGTGGCCAGCAGGAAATGGCCGTCATCAGCGAAAGCGGTCTTTACACAGTCATCCTTCGGAGCCGCGACGCAACAACGCCGGGTACCCTGTCCCATCGATTTCGGCGATGGGTCACCGCCGAGGTGCTGCCGGCGATCCGCAGGACTGGGGCCTTCCGGCCCCAGCCCCAGCCGCTCGATCTCGAGGCCCGGCGCGAAGCCACGCGCTTGGCGCGCGAGCTGGTCAAGGAAACCAACCCGGCAATCCGCCGCATGCTCCACGCCATGCTGGTGGACACCACCGCGCGCATCGGCGTGGCGGCGCCGGCGCTGGAAGCCCTCGGCCGCGACGGTCCCTCCCCTTCGCCTCTGGCCGCCCAGCTCTTCCTGGCGATCCGCGCGGCCGAGGGCCGCGGCCTGCGGCTGAACCACTCGGCCGACCCGACGCTGCTGGCGGTGAACCTGAACGAGCTGAACCGCCACGCCGCCTCCGGCGCCCTGGCGATCGGCGCCAACGGCGATATGCGCCGCGCCCTGAAGCGGGAAAGCCGCTTCCGCGGCATCCGGACAGTCCGCAGCCGGATCACCGGCGCAACGATCAAGGCCTGGGTGTTCGCCCACGATGAATGAAGACATCGCTGTTGAGATTGTCGCCCGGCTGAAGAGGGACTTCGGCTTTCGGGAGACGAAAGGATTCCTGCGGCGCGGGACATGCCCCAGCTGCGGGAAGAAGGAACTGTTCTGCAGCGCCACCCAGCCCTGGGTGATCCGCTGCAACAGGGAAAATAAGTGTTCCTGGTCGCAGACAGCGCGCGACTTGTACCCCGATGCCTTCGGCCGGATCAATGAGCGCTTCCCGAGTACCACGGAAGCGCCCAACGCCACGGCCGACGCCTACATGTCCCATGTCCGCCATCTGGACATCCGGGGCATCCGTAGCTGGTACCGCCAGGGTCATTTCCGGCACAAGTACGGCAACCGGACGACGGCCACCGTTGTCTTCGACGTCGCCGAAGGCATCTGGATGGAGCGGCTGATCGAGCCAGTCACCATCCAGGAGCCTGGGGACGAGCCGGAGAAGCGCAAGGCCCACTTCGTCGGCAAGCATGGCGGGCTGTGGTGGCAGCCGCCCGACCTGCAGCTGGTCGACGGCGAGGAGCTGTGGCTGGTCGAGGGCTGCATCGACGCCATCGCCCTGGCGCTGAACGGCATCAAAGCGGTGGCCACCCTGTCCGCCGGCAACTATCCGGCCAAGATGCTGGCGGCCCTGGCAGAGCGGGGCATCCGCCCCACCCTGGTCTGGGCGCTGGACAATGACCGGACCGGTCGGAAATACACCCAGGCCCACGTCAAGGCTGCCCGCGAGGCCGGCTTCTGCTGCAAGGCCGCGCTGATCCCCCAGCACGGCCAAGCCAAGCGGGACTGGAACGACGTCCACAACGCCGGCGAACTGGAGGAGCAGGACCTCCTCACCTATCGCTATCACGGCGATCTGCTGCTGGCGCCCAGCGCCCATGAGGCCGGCCTGCTGACCTGGCAGCACTCGAAGAAGAAGCTGGGCAGCTTCTCGCTGGAGTTCGGGACCCGCACCTGGTGGTGGCACCTGCCCGAAGACACCTTCATGCGCCTGCGCAAGGAGCTGATGGAGGCAGAGGACCCGCTGACCTCGGAGGAGGCTGATTACGAGGCGGCCCGGCGCTGTGGACAGGTCAACGACATCGCCAACTGCACATTCCAGTTCCTGTATTTCCAGAAGCTCGAACTGACCAACGAGTCCTGGTACTACGCCCGCATCCGCTTCCCCCATGGCGTCTACGAGATCAAGGACACCTTCACCGGCGCCCAGGTGGCGAGTGGGTCGGAGTTCAAGAAGCGGCTGCTCGGCATCGCACCGGGCGCGCTGTTCACCGGCGCCACATGGCAGCTGAACTGGATCATCAAGCACCACCTGGACGCCATCCGGATCGTCCAAACCGTCGATTTCATCGGCTATTCGAAAGAGCACCGGGCCTGGATTTTCAACGATCTGGCGGTGACCGGCGCCAAGGTCTACCCGATCAACGATGAAGACTTCTTCGAGATCGGCAAGCTGTCGGTGAAGTCGCTCAACCAGTCGCTGAAGCTGCACATCGGCACCCAGCGCAGTTACCGCTCGGACTGGATCGAGCTGGTGTGGGAGGCCTTCGGGCCGCGCGGCATCGTGGCGGCCGCCTTCTGGCTCGGCTCCCTGTTCGCCGAGCAGATCCGGGAGCTGCACAAGTCCTACCCGTTTCTCGAGGTGGTCGGCGAGGCCGGCGCCGGCAAATCCACCCTTATCGAGTTCCTGTGGAAGCTGGTCGGCCGCAACGATTACGAGGGCTTCGACCCCAACAAATCGACCCTCGCGGCCCGCGCCCGCATCATGTCGCAGGTGGCCAACCTGCCGGTCTGCCTGATCGAGTCCGACCGCGGCGACGATGCCAAGCAGAAGCAGTTCGATTGGGACGAGCTGAAGACGGCCTACAACGGCCGCGCCAGCCGCGCCCGCGGCGTCGCCAACGGCGGCAACGACACCAACGAGCCGGCTTTCCGCGGCTCGGTTGTCGTCAGCCAGAACGCGCCGGTGAACGCCTCCGAGGCGATCATGCAGCGCCTGATCCATCTGAAGTTCCGCACCGGCGGCCACACCCGGCAGAGCAAGGTGGCGGCCGACACCCTCGCCTCGATGCCGGTGGAGGAGGTGTCCTATTTCGCCCTCCAGGCCACCCTGGCCGAGGACAAGGTGATGCGGACGGTCGCCGAAAAGACGCCGGACTATGAGGCGGAGCTGGGCAAGCACCCGGAAATCCGCTCCAACCGCATCGCGAAGAACCATGGCCAGCTGATGGCGCTGGTCGACGCGCTCGCCGATCTGACCGGGATGGAACACGACTGGCGGGACAAGACACTGGCCCTGCTGGTGGAGTCCGCGGTCGAGCGCCAGCAGGCAATCGCCAGCGACCATCCCATTGTGGACGAGTTCTGGGACGCGGTGGAGTTCATGGGCTTGGCCGCCCTCGATCATGCCCGCAGCAAGGACGGCATCATCGCGCTCAACCTCAACCAGGTGATGGCCCAGGCCCAGAAGGCCGGGCAGGCCATGCCCACGCTGCTCGAGCTGAAGCGGCACCTGAAGGACGCGCGGTCGCGTCCCTTCATCGAAATCAAGACGGTCCGCTCGGAGCTGCCCGGCTTCGAGACCGTCAAGTGCTGGATTTTCAAGGCTCCGAAGGAGGATCGGCTGTGACGGAGACGATGATCTCGCTGGTCGGCATCGAGGGCCGACACATGGTGGCGGTGATGGAGGATGCCGCCGGCATCCCCCGGGCCGTCGAGTGCCGCATCAGCGCCGCCGGCGCGGTGGAGACGAACGGGGCGCCGGTCGACCTCGACGCCACCATCGAGGAGGCCAAGCTGTTCCTGGCCGGCAAGGAGCCGCACGGGCCGGTGACCGCCCAGCTCCGCCGGCTTGCTGTCGCCCTGCTGGGCGTCGCCGGCGCCCTCGATGCCGTCGCTGCTGGGGGCCACCATGCCGGATGACACCGCCCTGCCCGTCCCGGCGGCCGACGTCGTCGCCACCTCGATCCCGCGGCCGCTCGATGATCACTACCGCTCGCCGCCGGAGTGCATGCGCGCCCTCATGTCGATGGTCGACCTGTCGGCCGGCCTGCACGAGTGCTGCGCCGGCGACGGCATCCTGGCGGCCGTGGCGGCCGACCAGCTCGGCGCCGACACCGTCACCGCCTCCACCATCGTCCCGCCGGCGGAAACCTATTTCGCGGTCGAGAAGCAGGACTTCCTGGAGGTGACCACGCTGCGCCGGCCCTGGATCGTCACCAACCCGCCCTACAGCAAGATGGGCGGGAAGACGCTGCGCAACGCCGGCGCCGCGGTGGCCATCATCAGCCACGCCCTGCAGCTGCTCGAGGACGCCGGCGACGAGGCCCAGGGGCTGTGCTGCCTGATGGACGTCCGCTTCGCCCTGTCCGAGGCCCGCAACAAGCCGGGCGCGCTGCTCTACGAGCGCCCGGCGACCTTCATCCACGGCTTCCAGGATCGGGTGACGATGTACCCGGCCGGGACGCCGATGGACGTCCGACTGCGCAACGGGACCAGCAGCTACGGCTGGCTGGTCTGGCTGCCGCCGTTCCGCCGGCCCGGTGGCCACAGCCTGTTCACCTCGGCGCTGAACAGCCGCGCCCACCGCCAGGTCGGCGACCGGGAACGCTTCCGGTTGCCGCTGATACGCAGCCGCTAACTGGCATTTCAACGACATTCGAGGGGGGCTTCGATGATCCGCTATAAGGAACCCGTTTCCGGTCTGATCCAGTGCGCCTTGGGCGAGTTCCCCAGCCTCAGCGTCAAGGTGATGTTGGTCGCCGGCATGGCCGACCAAGAAGGCGCATGGGGTCAGACTTGGTGGCCGGATGCATCTGGGGAGCTTCACCCGGACTGGGAGGCCGGCATTGACGCGCTGATCCAGATCGACGGGGGAGCGCCTTATTACGCCATCCCGGACATCCTGGCTCATGAGTTGGCCCATGCTGTGGCAGGACCGGATGGTGGCCATGGCGACGTCTTCGCCGATGCCTATCTGCGCATCCACAAAGCGTTCTGCCGGGCCGCCGGTCAGGAGCCGACGCCCGAGCAGCTGGCAGAGTTGCACGAGCTGATCGACTGCGCCCGCACCGGTCGGCCGTTCGGCACGGAACCGGCTTCCGATCTGGTCGGAGAGCTGAACACCGCGATCGACTTCGCCATCAACCATCCAGACGGCGATGCCGGTGGCATTGCTTTTCTGCGGCAATGGACCTTCGGGGACCAGGAAGCAATCAGCGCGATCGAAAATAGGGGAGTTCGGAATGCCTGAGACCATATCCGCC
This window contains:
- a CDS encoding ogr/Delta-like zinc finger family protein, which encodes MCPHCGTRCATVRTRQVTALYREVVYRCRNADCEYLFIAGITAIREIWPSKRPNPEIMIPSGQPPARAPSRA
- a CDS encoding acyl-homoserine-lactone synthase, which produces MHTVTVTWKSIPRYGELWLQSHQLRHAAFIGRLGYDVPSHDGIEWDQFDTPRAAYIIVEDQGNCAAVCRLVPTTAPYMLRDVFPQLLPYAPPERPDVWEASRIAVDANRPAAAREAALKALIVGVQQFGLDHGIRHYLGLMPVPIFKRTLMRHGVDVRILLDAAQAIDGIATAAGEIMVSQATVDRLVPMPAAVAA
- a CDS encoding autoinducer binding domain-containing protein codes for the protein MWQAIQAFLEGTPGISSEDELFQRFESVASEIGYPYYAFGALWGDPEAFADRPAPAVRLNYPEAWIGHYFAQGYDKIDPVVLMSPYALNSVTWDELRPYRPTFFDDAATHGLRAGISVPLRAISGCYVLCFASGDKRKIGSAERNRMELLAHGFFAAYQRVRQLHRVEHGLSDNTVSVIRLSMAGLSVEEIAERLSLSKPGVYWCIKDAKKRLKCSTQAQVYLKAIQLGIVAL
- a CDS encoding toprim domain-containing protein codes for the protein MYPDAFGRINERFPSTTEAPNATADAYMSHVRHLDIRGIRSWYRQGHFRHKYGNRTTATVVFDVAEGIWMERLIEPVTIQEPGDEPEKRKAHFVGKHGGLWWQPPDLQLVDGEELWLVEGCIDAIALALNGIKAVATLSAGNYPAKMLAALAERGIRPTLVWALDNDRTGRKYTQAHVKAAREAGFCCKAALIPQHGQAKRDWNDVHNAGELEEQDLLTYRYHGDLLLAPSAHEAGLLTWQHSKKKLGSFSLEFGTRTWWWHLPEDTFMRLRKELMEAEDPLTSEEADYEAARRCGQVNDIANCTFQFLYFQKLELTNESWYYARIRFPHGVYEIKDTFTGAQVASGSEFKKRLLGIAPGALFTGATWQLNWIIKHHLDAIRIVQTVDFIGYSKEHRAWIFNDLAVTGAKVYPINDEDFFEIGKLSVKSLNQSLKLHIGTQRSYRSDWIELVWEAFGPRGIVAAAFWLGSLFAEQIRELHKSYPFLEVVGEAGAGKSTLIEFLWKLVGRNDYEGFDPNKSTLAARARIMSQVANLPVCLIESDRGDDAKQKQFDWDELKTAYNGRASRARGVANGGNDTNEPAFRGSVVVSQNAPVNASEAIMQRLIHLKFRTGGHTRQSKVAADTLASMPVEEVSYFALQATLAEDKVMRTVAEKTPDYEAELGKHPEIRSNRIAKNHGQLMALVDALADLTGMEHDWRDKTLALLVESAVERQQAIASDHPIVDEFWDAVEFMGLAALDHARSKDGIIALNLNQVMAQAQKAGQAMPTLLELKRHLKDARSRPFIEIKTVRSELPGFETVKCWIFKAPKEDRL
- a CDS encoding helix-turn-helix transcriptional regulator, with protein sequence MSMSDVTEFRARLGERIAATADKFETRQAAAEAAGITTEQLRKWIAGTVKTPIEGLWRLAQESGTDFAWLCSGTPENLPIRLNDGAVQPAVLRDVLRALATVIASEGVTFAPDRFAELVFALHDWAVDQRLQTAMAVDLKGLAHVIRLAAAKG
- a CDS encoding Bro-N domain-containing protein, with the translated sequence MSAHLTPFLFEENHLLRSLMIDDEPWFVAVDVCRALGIANSRDAVNKLDDDEKGVGLTDTPGGQQEMAVISESGLYTVILRSRDATTPGTLSHRFRRWVTAEVLPAIRRTGAFRPQPQPLDLEARREATRLARELVKETNPAIRRMLHAMLVDTTARIGVAAPALEALGRDGPSPSPLAAQLFLAIRAAEGRGLRLNHSADPTLLAVNLNELNRHAASGALAIGANGDMRRALKRESRFRGIRTVRSRITGATIKAWVFAHDE
- a CDS encoding lysozyme, with amino-acid sequence MRTLPQAAVDLAKQAEGLRLTAYPDPASGGDPWTIGYGHTGPDVHRDLTITADRAEQLLLADLDTAAAVVDRAVTVDLTDNQRAALTLFVMNVGAGRKAKGKDAGKDGFVTLKSGQPSTMLRKLNLGDAAGAAAEFAKWTRGAGKVMPGLVKRRAAEAALFLADEVHPVSRGAEPAPAPAPVTRSAAGVSGLGALGLTGVAAALDQARDVSTAARGLLESLPAGGLGWAVAVLLAGAVVILLLRQRADQRRAAA